The Pseudalkalibacillus berkeleyi genome contains the following window.
ATTGTTAAATAACGGTCTAATGCAATTCCGATTGAATCAAATCCAGGGCCGAGGTTTGCGGTACTTGCTGGAACTCGTATCTGCCAGGCGTAATGTTTCATACACCAATCGCCCCTTTAATGTAATGAGATACAATCTCATATTCGTTCGGTAATGTCTTTGATTGGAATGAACTTGCTGATATGGCCGTGTCCGGATCCTTTAGTCCATTACCTGTTAAGACCATAACAATCCGTTGGCCACGCATTAATTGACTATTTGCTTTCAACTTTTTTAATCCAGCTAACGAGGCACAGGAAGCCGGTTCTGCAAATACTCCTTCTTTTTTTGCCAAGTCCTCATAAGCTTGAATGATTTCCTCGTCATTTACTTCATCTATACGTCCAGAGGATTGTTGGACAGCCTCTACGGCAAGATTCCAACTGGCTGGATTACCGATTCGAATGGCTGTTGCGATCGTTTCTGGTTGATGAAAAATCCGATCATGGACAATGGCAGCGGCTCCTTCAGCTTCAAATCCATACATCTGGGGGAGTATTGTGTTTTGCGCTTTATGGAACTCTTTAAATCCTCTCCAGTAAGCAGAGATATTTCCTGCATTCCCAACTGGTATAGCAAGTAGATCAGGTGCATCTCCAAGTTGGTTGCATATTTCAAACGCCCCTGTCTTTTGTCCCTCAATTCGAAATGGATTTACAGAATTAACGAGCGTGACCGATTCTTGTTCACTTATTTCACGGACGATCTTTAACGCCTCATCGAAGTTCCCTTCTATTGAGACAATTTCTGCTCCATACATGACCGCTTGTGCTAACTTTCCTTTCGCAATTTTGCCATCTGGTATGACAACGATACATTTCATGCCTGCTCTCGCTGCATAAGCTGCTGCTGAAGCAGACGTGTTCCCTGTTGACGCACATATGACGACATTGCTACCCGCTTCCTTCGCCTTCGCAACAGCTAGAACCATCCCTCGATCTTTAAACGATCCTGTCGGGTTGGCCCCTTCAATCTTTGCATACAACTCAACATCTAGTTCTTTTGAGAGTGATGGGAGTTGTACAAGGGGCGTGTTTCCTTCATTTAAACTTAATGGAGGTGTTCGCTCAGATACAGGTAAATAGGACTGGAATTCTGATAGTAAGCCGCCCCATTGATTCATCAACTTTTACCTCCCTCCACACGGTATGTGCTTTTAATCCCGTGAACAGCTGTAAGGTCATTTAATTCGGAAAGAATCTTCTCGAAATTCTCTAAAGAAACCTGATGAGTAATAAGGACAATTTCTGCACGTTTTTCTGAAGGAAGTGGATTTTGTAGAACTTTTTCAAAGCTTGCACCGTTCTTTGAAAAAGTTGAAGTAATACTTGAAAGAACACCCACCTCGTCTTCAACATGTAATCTTAGAAAATGTTTTGAATAAATCTCTTCTTTACCTTTCAGTTGCTTGGGAAACTCTGGAATAACTGAACTATTCCCATTCACACCAAGTCTCATGTTTCTCATTACGCCAACCATGTCTGAAACGACGGCTGTCGCAGTTGGAAGGCTGCCTGCGCCAGGTCCGTAAAACATCGTTTCCCCCACTGCTTCTCCATACACATATACAGCATTATATTCATCATCTACAGAAGACAACGGATGTGTGTTGACGAGTAAAGTCGGCTCAACGTTCACTTCAACTTTTGTCCCTTGTCGATGAGCATTACCGATTAACTTCATTGTGTACCCGAATTGCTCTGCATATTGAAGGTCTTCTTCAGTAACTTCTGTTATGCCCTCCACCTGGACATCATCTAAATCAATGTTCATTGAAAAACCAAGTGTAGATAGAATCGCCATTTTACGAGCGGAATCCAGTCCACCCACGTCAGCAGTCGGGTCTGCTTCAGCAAAACCGAGTTGCTGCGCTTCAGACAGGACATCGTCATATGAACGTCCTTCCTTCGACATTTTCGTCAAAATAAAATTCGTAGTCCCGTTTACGATTCCCATGATTTTTGTTATGCGATCAGAAGCTAAACCATCTTTCAGCCCGCGTAGGATTGGTATCCCTCCCGCTACACTTGCTTCATAGAATAGATCGCATTGATTCTTCTCGGCAATAGACAAGAGTTCGGGTCCATGAACAGCCATCAAATCCTTGTTTGCTGTTACGACATGCTTCTTTTGCTCGAGAGCTTGTACGAGGTATCCTCTCGTTTCTTCGACACTCCCCATTACTTCTACGACAATATCAATCTCTGGATCTAACAGTACATCATTAGGATTTTGTGTTAGTAGTGAGAGGTCTACCTCGACATCCCTTGTTTTGTTTACTTCTTTTACGAGAGCCTTTTTGATTTCAACTGGACAACCGATCTGATGAAAGAGTTTGTCCTGATGATTTTCAATTACCTTAACAACCCCTGAACCTACTGTACCTAATCCTAGTATACCGACTGAAATGGATTCCATTTAACCATCCTCCTGTTCTTCTGTAATGGACATTTGTTTGTGTATTACGGACATTATAAGGAAGGTGTACAGCCATTACAATAGGTTATTTTGCAGTTTTTCTATGTAAGAGCTTACATTGCTTCTATGCCAGCAAAAAAAAATTAAAAAAGACCCTGAATGCCTCGTCATCCTCCAAAATTCATGGATTGAGACGTTTTATTCAAGGTCGACCACTGCTTTATTCTTTATGATTTAATCGGAGTTCTCTTCTTTGGTTGGTGTGATTTTTTAGAGGCGTAAATTGTTTTTCTGGTGATGGATTTTTACTATAGTTGGGTGCAGAAGATTCATCAGTACTGAATTTCACGCGCCAATTTTCTGTGACAGACTTCATGCCTTCAAGCATAAAATTCATCGATAAAATCGTTAAAGCAAAGAAAACAATCGGAACAAGAACAATCCACGGATAGACAGTGATATAACGGACACCATTTCCGATCAAACCGGACCACTCATATGACATAGATTGAGGTGGATCCGGCCAGTTCGGATCAAAGCTTATATTTGTACCACCAAAGAATACTTTGAAGAAACCTAAATGCGCCAATACTAGCATCGTTTGAACGAGCTGCTGCATGAATATAATCCAAAGCTGTGGTTGAATATGGGGTCTCACGTGTTTCCATAAAATATGAAGTCTACTCCCACCTACAACCTTTGCACCATCAATAAATTCATGGTTATAGATTCTACCTAATTCATTTCCAATCAATATGGACGTTGTCGGAACAGCTAAGAATGCCAGGATGACAACTTCAATGCCTACCCGCTCCCAAAATGTATACGCAAAGCCATTGAAATTTTCTACTAAGAACGGCGTCAATATGAACAAAGCTAATAAAGTAACTGGAACATAGTTGAAAACATCAACAAACCAAGTTATATAGCGTCTAAATCGATAAAGATATGCGCCATAAAGTATGCCGAATACCAATGAAGTAAGTAAGCGAATCGTTGCAATTATTATGGCAAATCCAATCGTATACTTTGCACCAATTGATATCATATGCGTAAAGTGAAAACCTAAGTTATTCGTACCTAGAGGGATGTCTAAACTAGGTGATAAAGGAGCTGCTTCAATTGCTCTCCCTTTTTCATAAAGGACTTGTGTTTGAGCTACATGGTTATCCCAAACAAATGTATGTAGGAAACTAGTAGCGATCAAAGTGAAGAGAAATAGAAAGCCAATTAGAAAGTATGTATTCTTAAATAATCTCAAAATCACTTACATCACGACCTTTTCATTCGTAAATCTCTCAAGCAGCCATTGCCCAAGTGCAAAGAACAGAAAGATCGGGATGAAAATCGCAAGTAAGCTTAAGGCAAACACCGTCGGCTCTAGGTATTCTAATAAAAAGCTCATAATGCCATTAATATTAAATATGTATTCGAGGATGAGTAAATTAGATAACATAAACCAAATGACGGTTTTGGAATAGTTCAACAAACTGCCAAGTGCATTCCTTAGTACGTGGTAGATCAGAATCATTGTTGGGTAGACACCTTTGCTTTTTGCTAAATCTACATATTGTTTCTCCAGTTCAATCTCCGTTATGGAAACCATGACTTTATAATATTGGATCATTGGCAGTATAGATAAACAAACCATAGGAAGTAAATAGATTGGTTCTCCAGGCAATGAAGCGACCTCAAAGAATAGCAGCCCAGTTTGTTTATAAAGCCACACAATGGCGAGCTGACAAATGAGAATAATTAAAAGATCCGGTATAGATTCCAGGATGAAAGTGAAAACCTTAACCTTTCCTCTCCACTTCTCCTGTATAAGCATCGTTACAAATGTGAAGAATCCTGCAGTTACAAGTGCAAGTAAGAGCGCACCGATTAAAATGATGAGAGAATAAGAAACGATTCCAGATAATTGAGGCAATAATGCTCTCGTTGCCCCGCCCGTACTGTAAGTAATCTCTTGAATATTCAACAACCCTTGAAAGACTTCCTTTATACTCGCAATGTAACCAGACCAGTTGAGCGTAAATGAACCGTCTGAAGGTAATAAGTTTGGCAAACCAGCCATCATTATGATTCCGACTACAATACACCCAAACCTTAGCAATTGATTGATTAAAAAACTCATACACGCCCCCTAGACCTACCTAATTAATGTAACCCCTTCTCTTTATCCAACCATGTAATTTTGTTCTGATCGTTTTGTTTCAACCCCCGGACAAATGCCGAATCATTTTGCTCCTTCCAGACACCTTTCTTGTCATGCTGTTTCCGTACATTAATTTCTACTGTATAACCGATCCAAGGCTGACCGATCTCTTCCACTGCTTCGATACCGGTATATAGCTCAGTTCCTTTGTGGAACATTTCTTCTACTGAGGAGCGAACTTCAGCTTTACTAGCGTGTGAAGCAATCTCTATATTTAATGAAACAAATTTCTCTCGTTTTGTAACATTCACATACTCTATGAAGCCATTTTCTTGTATGGCGATATGTGCGACACGATTAATCAGTGGTAGACTCGTAACAACTTGATCCGATGTAAGCAACGCACCATCAATAAATTTCTCCCCTTTTTGCGGAGGCTCTAAAATATAGGTGACTGAGAACAGAAGGAAGCATAAGCAAACGGCCAAACTTAATAACGGCTTGATCCTCCCCATATATTTTTCAAGGAACATTGGGGGATTCGGTTGTTCGCGGATTTGTTTCATAACAGCCTGTTTTCTTGCATCTGTAAATCGCTTTTTTTGATAAACTGCCTTATCCATTATTTGATCTAGTTGCTTCAACTTATCATCCATTAGGTTCTGCCCCTTTCTCGAGTTGAGTTCGCAAAAGCTTCCTTGCTTGGAATAACCTAGACTTCAAAGTGGACGGCTTAATCTTGAACAACTCACTAATTTCTGCGAGGCTTAATTCTTCCTGATAGTACAAAATAATAAGTTCACGGTATTTAACAGGCAGCGAAAGGATCGATTCTGCTAATTCATTGTATTCATCCTCCACAATTAATCGGAGCTCTGGGGTGTGCTCGTTACTTTCTTGTTTAAAAAAAGTAACTGGATTGGCAAACCATACATTTCTGTGGGACCAGCTCTTTAAATGATCTTTGCAGCGATTAACCGTAATCCGGTATAACCAATTCTTCAATGAACCCTCGCCACGAAACGTTTCAAGCTTTGAATAACAAGTAATGAATACATCTTGAACGATATCCTCTGCTTTGCCCCAGTCTTTCACATATGTATAAGCGAGACGAGTCAATCTCTCAGCGAAACAATCCACGACCTCTTCCATGATCTCTTCTTTATATAAACGTAAGTTTTCAATACTGAATGAATGCTTTTCTTGAAAAACTTCTCGAAAGTTTTCCATACGTACAACCCCCTAAAAGACCCTTCTCTATATAGACGAACAAATGTTAATTCGGTTGGTTATTGTTTGAACATTTTTACATTTTAAACAAATTATATGTTTAATTTCAGAGTTTGGGAAGAGACCCTGGCCAAAGTTCGCCTAAATTTGGATATTACATTTAGACATAAAAAAAAGCCGAACCCTACATCTCTTCTAAAAAAGATGTAAGGTTCGACCTCATTACGATTAGGATAATTCAGCTGAAAAGCTTGGTGCAGTTAAACCAAGATCTTCAAATGCTTTCCCCATTTTTTCTTCAAAACTTGCAAACAATTCATCCGCTTCTGCTTGAGCATCCTCAGATGCTTCAATTGTAAGACTCTCTGCTCGTTTTTCGTAAGAAGCAGCAGCGTCCTCTAGAGCCGTTTTCATTTCTTCTTCATATTTTGAAAGTTCACTTGGAATTGAAATGGAACGAATAGCTTCTGCCGCTTTAGGGCCTTCTTCTTCAGCAGCTTTTTTCAAAGCTTCTAACTCTTCAGTTGTCGGCTTCTCCTCCGCTTCTTCATCAAGATAAGTCTCTTTTGAAGCTTGGAATTCATTAAAAGGACCTTGATGTGCTTGAAGGACATCTACAACCTCGCTTTGGAAGTTCAATAAAGCTACTTTTAGTTCTTCTTCGCTTGTTTCATTTTCTGTTCCAGTCTCTTCAGTATTTGTTTCTTCAGACTTTTTGTCCTCTGTTCCTTCTGAATCTTGGCTACAAGCTGCAGTAATAGCAAGAAGGAATACAGCTGCAATCATTAATAATTTCTTCATGGTTTAAAGCTCCCCTTTTAATTGTTTATTTAGCACAACGGTTCCGACACGTTTATAGACAGAAATCGTTGTCCGTATATAGAGACGAAACACACCCCACCTTGGTTGGACATAAATGGATATTTTTAAATAAATTTTTTTGTAGTAAATATAATAAAAAAGTGCCTCAGATTTTCTCTGGGCACTTACATTAAATCTATTCTAATTCTTTTTGGATATTTGGTGGTAGTAAATCTGAAGCTTCGAAGATTTTACCGAGCTTTTCTTCAAAGTTTGCAAATAGTTGATCTGCTTCACTTTCCGTTTCTTTCTTTTCAAG
Protein-coding sequences here:
- a CDS encoding ABC transporter permease subunit gives rise to the protein MSFLINQLLRFGCIVVGIIMMAGLPNLLPSDGSFTLNWSGYIASIKEVFQGLLNIQEITYSTGGATRALLPQLSGIVSYSLIILIGALLLALVTAGFFTFVTMLIQEKWRGKVKVFTFILESIPDLLIILICQLAIVWLYKQTGLLFFEVASLPGEPIYLLPMVCLSILPMIQYYKVMVSITEIELEKQYVDLAKSKGVYPTMILIYHVLRNALGSLLNYSKTVIWFMLSNLLILEYIFNINGIMSFLLEYLEPTVFALSLLAIFIPIFLFFALGQWLLERFTNEKVVM
- a CDS encoding sigma-70 family RNA polymerase sigma factor, which produces MENFREVFQEKHSFSIENLRLYKEEIMEEVVDCFAERLTRLAYTYVKDWGKAEDIVQDVFITCYSKLETFRGEGSLKNWLYRITVNRCKDHLKSWSHRNVWFANPVTFFKQESNEHTPELRLIVEDEYNELAESILSLPVKYRELIILYYQEELSLAEISELFKIKPSTLKSRLFQARKLLRTQLEKGAEPNG
- the thrC gene encoding threonine synthase → MNQWGGLLSEFQSYLPVSERTPPLSLNEGNTPLVQLPSLSKELDVELYAKIEGANPTGSFKDRGMVLAVAKAKEAGSNVVICASTGNTSASAAAYAARAGMKCIVVIPDGKIAKGKLAQAVMYGAEIVSIEGNFDEALKIVREISEQESVTLVNSVNPFRIEGQKTGAFEICNQLGDAPDLLAIPVGNAGNISAYWRGFKEFHKAQNTILPQMYGFEAEGAAAIVHDRIFHQPETIATAIRIGNPASWNLAVEAVQQSSGRIDEVNDEEIIQAYEDLAKKEGVFAEPASCASLAGLKKLKANSQLMRGQRIVMVLTGNGLKDPDTAISASSFQSKTLPNEYEIVSHYIKGAIGV
- a CDS encoding ABC transporter permease; protein product: MRLFKNTYFLIGFLFLFTLIATSFLHTFVWDNHVAQTQVLYEKGRAIEAAPLSPSLDIPLGTNNLGFHFTHMISIGAKYTIGFAIIIATIRLLTSLVFGILYGAYLYRFRRYITWFVDVFNYVPVTLLALFILTPFLVENFNGFAYTFWERVGIEVVILAFLAVPTTSILIGNELGRIYNHEFIDGAKVVGGSRLHILWKHVRPHIQPQLWIIFMQQLVQTMLVLAHLGFFKVFFGGTNISFDPNWPDPPQSMSYEWSGLIGNGVRYITVYPWIVLVPIVFFALTILSMNFMLEGMKSVTENWRVKFSTDESSAPNYSKNPSPEKQFTPLKNHTNQRRELRLNHKE
- a CDS encoding homoserine dehydrogenase; the encoded protein is MESISVGILGLGTVGSGVVKVIENHQDKLFHQIGCPVEIKKALVKEVNKTRDVEVDLSLLTQNPNDVLLDPEIDIVVEVMGSVEETRGYLVQALEQKKHVVTANKDLMAVHGPELLSIAEKNQCDLFYEASVAGGIPILRGLKDGLASDRITKIMGIVNGTTNFILTKMSKEGRSYDDVLSEAQQLGFAEADPTADVGGLDSARKMAILSTLGFSMNIDLDDVQVEGITEVTEEDLQYAEQFGYTMKLIGNAHRQGTKVEVNVEPTLLVNTHPLSSVDDEYNAVYVYGEAVGETMFYGPGAGSLPTATAVVSDMVGVMRNMRLGVNGNSSVIPEFPKQLKGKEEIYSKHFLRLHVEDEVGVLSSITSTFSKNGASFEKVLQNPLPSEKRAEIVLITHQVSLENFEKILSELNDLTAVHGIKSTYRVEGGKS